One genomic segment of Mus pahari chromosome 4, PAHARI_EIJ_v1.1, whole genome shotgun sequence includes these proteins:
- the Rrnad1 gene encoding protein RRNAD1 isoform X2, with product MVSWYRPCVSSPPPSLHRHSRHRMRGVSAHGLSHEERRQLAVDLTRVLALYRSILDAYIIEFFTDSLWDTLPHSWQEALDGLNPPQLATLLLGMPREGEEVRYRSVWPLTLLALKSTACALAFTRTPGFHTPSEFLENPSQSSRLTAPFRKHVKPKKQHEIRRLGEGHLSRFMSLGLGLMVKSLEGNQRLVKRAQHLDQELLNALDKMEKRHPKMVQRGPRHRPHHVAQWVSPTALCEELLLPLEMPGHSSARLLLTGLHACGDLSVALLRHFCCCPEVVAMASVGCCYMKLSDPGSYPLSQWIAGLPGHELPYRLREGACHALEDYAERLHKAEPGLQTHCFRAALETVIRQVCPELRRPGVQGISRVHELKIEEYVQQGLKRVGLDPQLPLDLAALQAHQAQENRVVAFFSLALLLAPLVETLILLDRMLYLQEQGFYAELLPIFSPELSPRNLVLVATKTPLGQAFPTLETEDN from the exons ATGGTTTCGTGGTACCGACCTTGTgtctcctcacctcctccctccttGCACCGACACTCACGCCACAGGATGCGGGGCGTCTCAGCCCATGGTCTCTCTCATGAGGAGAGAAGGCAGCTGGCTGTGGACCTCACCCGCGTCCTAGCTCTCTACCGTTCCATCCTGGACGCCTACATCATC GAATTTTTCACGGACAGCCTGTGGGATACACTCCCCCACTCATGGCAAGAAGCACTGGATGGATTGAACCCACCACAGCTGGCCACCCTGCTGCTGGGAATgcccagggaaggggaggaggtgag GTACAGGTCTGTGTGGCCACTCACCCTACTGGCCCTGAAGTCCACAGCTTGTGCCCTCGCCTTTACCCGGACACCTGGCTTTCACACCCCATCAGAGTTCCTGGAGAACCCCAGCCAGAGCTCCCGACTAACAGCTCCTTTTCGGAAACATGTCAAGCCCAAGAAGCAGCATGAGATCCGGAGGCTTGGAGAG GGCCACCTCTCCCGCTTCATGtctctggggctggggctgatgGTGAAGAGCCTTGAAGGGAATCAGAGGCTGGTAAAGAGAGCTCAGCATCTAGACCAGGAGCTCCTGAATGCTctggacaaaatggagaagaggcaCCCAAAG ATGGTGCAAAGAGGCCCTCGCCACCGGCCCCACCACGTGGCTCAGTGGGTCAGCCCCACAGCTCTGTGTGAGGAGCTTCTGCTTCCTCTGGAGATGCCAGGCCATAGTAGTGCACGTCTGCTACTCACGGGCCTTCATGCTTGTGGGGATCTTAGTGTTGCCTTGCTGAGACACTTCTGCTGCTGTCCTGAAGTGGTGGCCATGGCTTCGGTGGGCTGCTGCTACATGAAACTCAGTGACCCTGGCAGCTACCCACTGAGTCAGTGGATAGCTGGGCTGCCTGGCCATGAACTACCCTACAGGCTCCGGGAGGGAGCCTGCCATGCTCTGGAGGACTATGCGGAGAGATTACATAAAGCAGAGCCTGGCCTGCAAACACACTGCTTCCGTGCAGCACTGGAGACAGTCATCCGACAAGTCTGCCCTGAGCTTCGGAGGCCTGGTGTGCAAGGAATCTCCAGGGTTCATGAACTCAAGATTGAAGA ATATGTGCAACAAGGGTTAAAGCGAGTGGGTCTGGACCCCCAGCTGCCTTTGGATCTGGCTGCCCTCCAGGCCCACCAGGCCCAAGAGAATCGTGTGGTGGCCTTCTTCAGCTTGGCCCTCCTGCTGGCCCCACTGGTAGAGACATTGATTCTGCTGGACCGGATGCTCTATCTTCAGGAGCAAG GCTTCTATGCTGAGCTCTTGCCCATCTTCAGCCCTGAACTCTCTCCCAGAAATCTGGTTCTGGTGGCCACCAAGACGCCCCTTGGTCAGGCCTTCCCTACCCTTGAGACTGAAGACAACTGA
- the Rrnad1 gene encoding protein RRNAD1 isoform X1 has product MVSWYRPCVSSPPPSLHRHSRHRMRGVSAHGLSHEERRQLAVDLTRVLALYRSILDAYIIEFFTDSLWDTLPHSWQEALDGLNPPQLATLLLGMPREGEEVRYRSVWPLTLLALKSTACALAFTRTPGFHTPSEFLENPSQSSRLTAPFRKHVKPKKQHEIRRLGELVKKLSDLTGCTQVVDVGSGQGHLSRFMSLGLGLMVKSLEGNQRLVKRAQHLDQELLNALDKMEKRHPKMVQRGPRHRPHHVAQWVSPTALCEELLLPLEMPGHSSARLLLTGLHACGDLSVALLRHFCCCPEVVAMASVGCCYMKLSDPGSYPLSQWIAGLPGHELPYRLREGACHALEDYAERLHKAEPGLQTHCFRAALETVIRQVCPELRRPGVQGISRVHELKIEEYVQQGLKRVGLDPQLPLDLAALQAHQAQENRVVAFFSLALLLAPLVETLILLDRMLYLQEQGFYAELLPIFSPELSPRNLVLVATKTPLGQAFPTLETEDN; this is encoded by the exons ATGGTTTCGTGGTACCGACCTTGTgtctcctcacctcctccctccttGCACCGACACTCACGCCACAGGATGCGGGGCGTCTCAGCCCATGGTCTCTCTCATGAGGAGAGAAGGCAGCTGGCTGTGGACCTCACCCGCGTCCTAGCTCTCTACCGTTCCATCCTGGACGCCTACATCATC GAATTTTTCACGGACAGCCTGTGGGATACACTCCCCCACTCATGGCAAGAAGCACTGGATGGATTGAACCCACCACAGCTGGCCACCCTGCTGCTGGGAATgcccagggaaggggaggaggtgag GTACAGGTCTGTGTGGCCACTCACCCTACTGGCCCTGAAGTCCACAGCTTGTGCCCTCGCCTTTACCCGGACACCTGGCTTTCACACCCCATCAGAGTTCCTGGAGAACCCCAGCCAGAGCTCCCGACTAACAGCTCCTTTTCGGAAACATGTCAAGCCCAAGAAGCAGCATGAGATCCGGAGGCTTGGAGAG ttGGTGAAGAAGCTTAGTGATCTCACTGGCTGCACCCAGGTTGTGGATGTAGGCTCAGGCCAG GGCCACCTCTCCCGCTTCATGtctctggggctggggctgatgGTGAAGAGCCTTGAAGGGAATCAGAGGCTGGTAAAGAGAGCTCAGCATCTAGACCAGGAGCTCCTGAATGCTctggacaaaatggagaagaggcaCCCAAAG ATGGTGCAAAGAGGCCCTCGCCACCGGCCCCACCACGTGGCTCAGTGGGTCAGCCCCACAGCTCTGTGTGAGGAGCTTCTGCTTCCTCTGGAGATGCCAGGCCATAGTAGTGCACGTCTGCTACTCACGGGCCTTCATGCTTGTGGGGATCTTAGTGTTGCCTTGCTGAGACACTTCTGCTGCTGTCCTGAAGTGGTGGCCATGGCTTCGGTGGGCTGCTGCTACATGAAACTCAGTGACCCTGGCAGCTACCCACTGAGTCAGTGGATAGCTGGGCTGCCTGGCCATGAACTACCCTACAGGCTCCGGGAGGGAGCCTGCCATGCTCTGGAGGACTATGCGGAGAGATTACATAAAGCAGAGCCTGGCCTGCAAACACACTGCTTCCGTGCAGCACTGGAGACAGTCATCCGACAAGTCTGCCCTGAGCTTCGGAGGCCTGGTGTGCAAGGAATCTCCAGGGTTCATGAACTCAAGATTGAAGA ATATGTGCAACAAGGGTTAAAGCGAGTGGGTCTGGACCCCCAGCTGCCTTTGGATCTGGCTGCCCTCCAGGCCCACCAGGCCCAAGAGAATCGTGTGGTGGCCTTCTTCAGCTTGGCCCTCCTGCTGGCCCCACTGGTAGAGACATTGATTCTGCTGGACCGGATGCTCTATCTTCAGGAGCAAG GCTTCTATGCTGAGCTCTTGCCCATCTTCAGCCCTGAACTCTCTCCCAGAAATCTGGTTCTGGTGGCCACCAAGACGCCCCTTGGTCAGGCCTTCCCTACCCTTGAGACTGAAGACAACTGA
- the Rrnad1 gene encoding protein RRNAD1 isoform X3: MARSTGWIEPTTAGHPAAGNAQGRGGGESTACALAFTRTPGFHTPSEFLENPSQSSRLTAPFRKHVKPKKQHEIRRLGELVKKLSDLTGCTQVVDVGSGQGHLSRFMSLGLGLMVKSLEGNQRLVKRAQHLDQELLNALDKMEKRHPKMVQRGPRHRPHHVAQWVSPTALCEELLLPLEMPGHSSARLLLTGLHACGDLSVALLRHFCCCPEVVAMASVGCCYMKLSDPGSYPLSQWIAGLPGHELPYRLREGACHALEDYAERLHKAEPGLQTHCFRAALETVIRQVCPELRRPGVQGISRVHELKIEEYVQQGLKRVGLDPQLPLDLAALQAHQAQENRVVAFFSLALLLAPLVETLILLDRMLYLQEQGFYAELLPIFSPELSPRNLVLVATKTPLGQAFPTLETEDN; encoded by the exons ATGGCAAGAAGCACTGGATGGATTGAACCCACCACAGCTGGCCACCCTGCTGCTGGGAATgcccagggaaggggaggaggtgag TCCACAGCTTGTGCCCTCGCCTTTACCCGGACACCTGGCTTTCACACCCCATCAGAGTTCCTGGAGAACCCCAGCCAGAGCTCCCGACTAACAGCTCCTTTTCGGAAACATGTCAAGCCCAAGAAGCAGCATGAGATCCGGAGGCTTGGAGAG ttGGTGAAGAAGCTTAGTGATCTCACTGGCTGCACCCAGGTTGTGGATGTAGGCTCAGGCCAG GGCCACCTCTCCCGCTTCATGtctctggggctggggctgatgGTGAAGAGCCTTGAAGGGAATCAGAGGCTGGTAAAGAGAGCTCAGCATCTAGACCAGGAGCTCCTGAATGCTctggacaaaatggagaagaggcaCCCAAAG ATGGTGCAAAGAGGCCCTCGCCACCGGCCCCACCACGTGGCTCAGTGGGTCAGCCCCACAGCTCTGTGTGAGGAGCTTCTGCTTCCTCTGGAGATGCCAGGCCATAGTAGTGCACGTCTGCTACTCACGGGCCTTCATGCTTGTGGGGATCTTAGTGTTGCCTTGCTGAGACACTTCTGCTGCTGTCCTGAAGTGGTGGCCATGGCTTCGGTGGGCTGCTGCTACATGAAACTCAGTGACCCTGGCAGCTACCCACTGAGTCAGTGGATAGCTGGGCTGCCTGGCCATGAACTACCCTACAGGCTCCGGGAGGGAGCCTGCCATGCTCTGGAGGACTATGCGGAGAGATTACATAAAGCAGAGCCTGGCCTGCAAACACACTGCTTCCGTGCAGCACTGGAGACAGTCATCCGACAAGTCTGCCCTGAGCTTCGGAGGCCTGGTGTGCAAGGAATCTCCAGGGTTCATGAACTCAAGATTGAAGA ATATGTGCAACAAGGGTTAAAGCGAGTGGGTCTGGACCCCCAGCTGCCTTTGGATCTGGCTGCCCTCCAGGCCCACCAGGCCCAAGAGAATCGTGTGGTGGCCTTCTTCAGCTTGGCCCTCCTGCTGGCCCCACTGGTAGAGACATTGATTCTGCTGGACCGGATGCTCTATCTTCAGGAGCAAG GCTTCTATGCTGAGCTCTTGCCCATCTTCAGCCCTGAACTCTCTCCCAGAAATCTGGTTCTGGTGGCCACCAAGACGCCCCTTGGTCAGGCCTTCCCTACCCTTGAGACTGAAGACAACTGA
- the Mrpl24 gene encoding 39S ribosomal protein L24, mitochondrial — protein sequence MRLSALLALASKASLSPYYRYGMSRPGSIADKRKNPPWSRRRPVVVEPISDEDWHLFCGDMVEILEGKDAGKQGKVVQVVRQRNWVVLEGLNTHYRYIGRTKDHRGTMIASEAPLLHHQVKLVDPVDRKPTEVQWRFTEAGERVRVSTRSGRIIPKPEFPRADGIVPETWTDGPKDTSVEDALEKTYVPRLKTLEEDVMEAMGIQETRRFKKVYWY from the exons ATGCGACTCTCAGCCCTGCTGGCCTTGGCATCCAaagcctctctctccccctactACCGCTATGGAATGAGCCGTCCAGGTTCCATAGCTGACAAAAGGAAGAATCCTCCATGGAGCAGGCGGCGCCCAGTAGTGGTAGAGCCCATCTCTGATGAAGACTGGCACCTATTCTGTGGAGACATG GTAGAAATCTTAGAAGGCAAGGATGCTGGGAAGCAAGGCAAAGTAGTCCAAGTCGTTCGGCAGAGAAACTGGGTTGTCCTGGAGGGGTTGAACACG CATTACCGCTACATTGGCAGAACCAAGGACCACCGAGGGACCATGATCGCTAGTGAAGCCCCCTTGCTTCATCACCAGGTCAAGCTAGTGGATCCTGTGGACAG GAAACCCACTGAGGTCCAGTGGAGatttactgaggcaggagaacgTGTTCGAGTCTCCACAAGATCTGGGAGAATTATCCCGAAACCTGAATTTCCTAGAGCAGATGGTATTGTCCCCGAAACGTGGACTG ATGGCCCCAAGGACACATCAGTAGAAGATGCTCTAGAAAAAACTTATGTGCCCCGGCTAAAGACATTAGAAGAAGACGTGATGGAGGCCATGGGGATCCAGGAGACTCGAAGATTCAAGAAAGTTTATTGGTATTGA
- the Crabp2 gene encoding cellular retinoic acid-binding protein 2 yields MPNFSGNWKIIRSENFEEMLKALGVNMMMRKIAVAAASKPAVEIKQDNDSFYIKTSTTVRTTEINFKIGEEFEEQTVDGRPCKSLVKWESENKMVCEQRLLKGEGPKTSWSRELTNDGELILTMTADDVVCTRVYIRE; encoded by the exons ATGCCTAACTTTTCTGGCAACTGGAAGATCATCCGATCGGAAAACTTTGAGGAAATGCTAAAAGCTCTGG GGGTGAACATGATGATGAGGAAGATCGCTGTGGCTGCAGCCTCCAAGCCAGCAGTCGAGATCAAACAGGACAATGACAGTTTCTACATCAAAACCTCCACCACTGTGCGAACCACGGAGATTAACTTCAAGATCGGGGAGGAGTTTGAGGAGCAGACTGTGGATGGGAGACCCTGTAAG AGTTTGGTGAAATGGGAGAGTGAAAACAAAATGGTGTGCGAGCAGAGGCTTCTGAAGGGGGAGGGCCCCAAGACCTCCTGGAGCCGAGAACTGACCAATGATGGAGAGCTGATCCTG ACCATGACAGCAGATGACGTTGTGTGCACCAGGGTCTACATCCGAGAGTGA
- the Isg20l2 gene encoding interferon-stimulated 20 kDa exonuclease-like 2 — MSTILLNLDFGQPSKKAFGGNAKHQRFVKKRRFLEQKGFLNKKNQPPSKVSKLNSEPPKKGETSRVDGILKILPCPKKKKEAAASKRDSEQSKDKKAPLSWLTPAPSKKTASVVAKIDLLGEFQSALPKPKSTQKKGSKKKPLKKKIATENSTQAQSKDKGSKKKPLKKNAVQNSTQARSEDKCPKVPQNLPGKMVAIDCEMVGTGPKGRVSSLARCSIVNYNGDVLYDEYVLPPCYIVDYRTRWSGIRKCHMVNATPFKTARSQILKILSGKVVIGHAIHNDYKALQYFHPKSLTRDTSQIPLLNRKADCPENVTLSLKHLTKKLLSRDIQVGKSGHSSVEDAQATMELYKLVEVEWEQHLAQNPPEN; from the exons ATGTCTACCATACTCCTGAATTTGGACTTTGGGCAACCTTCGAAAAAGGCATTTGGAGGGAATGCCAAACATCAACGTTTTGTCAAGAAGCGACGGTTCTTGGAACAGAAAGGATTTCTGAATAAAAAGAACCAACCCCCTAGCAAGGTGTCTaagttgaactcagaacctccaaAGAAAGGGGAAACTTCAAGAGTAGATGGCATTTTGAAGATCCTTCCATgcccaaagaagaagaaagaggcagcTGCCTCCAAGAGGGACTCAGAGCAGTCCAAAGACAAGAAAGCACCGTTGTCTTGGCTGACCCCTGCTCCTTCGAAGAAGACTGCTTCTGTTGTGGCTAAAATAGATTTGCTAGGGGAGTTTCAGAGTGCCCTTCCAAAGCCTAAGAGCACCCAGAAGAAGGGCTCCAAGAAGAAgcccttgaaaaagaaaattgctaCAGAGAACTCCACCCAAGCTCAATCAAAGGATAAAGGCTCCAAGAAGAAGCCCTTGAAGAAAAATGCTGTACAGAATTCCACCCAAGCTCGCTCTGAAGATAAGTGCCCTAAAGTCCCCCAAAACTTGCCAGGGAAGATGGTGGCAATAGACTGTGAAATGGTGGGCACAGGACCCAAGGGGCGTGTTAGTTCCTTGGCTCGATGCAGCATTGTGAATTACAATGGAGATGTGCTTTATGATGAGTACGTCCTTCCCCCCTGCTATATCGTGGACTACCGGACCAGATGGAGTGGCATCCGGAAGTGCCACATGGTTAATGCTACACCCTTTAAGACCGCTCGGAGTCAG ATCTTGAAGATACTCTCAGGCAAGGTAGTGATCGGGCATGCCATTCACAATGACTACAAAGCCCTACAGTACTTTCATCCCAAGTCCCTCACCCGAGACACTTCCCAGATCCCACTCCTCAACCGGAAGGCTGACTGCCCAGAAAATGTCACTTTGTCACTGAAGCATCTCACCAAGAAGCTGCTGAGTCGGGACATCCAG gTTGGAAAAAGTGGACATTCCTCTGTGGAAGATGCCCAGGCCACAATGGAGCTGTACAAGTTGGTTGAAGTTGAATGGGAACAGCACCTGGCCCAGAATCCTCCAGAAAATTAG